In one Salipiger abyssi genomic region, the following are encoded:
- a CDS encoding ATPase, which produces MNMEPSAVMAPPPPKRLDEMNLSPIFMRDIMLKTIFRKNANTVTDLSKAVCLPMGITQELIDLGRSQGLLEAMGTLSANAGNEMSYQLTDSGKARALDALSQSEYFGPMPVPLDLYAEQVKRQSIRNIQITRDQLLGAMGHLVLPEHLISHLGPAVGAGRSILMYGPPGNGKSSISNGIRDAIGDKIYVPRAIEYSGQVISVYDPIVHSAAETAEDDPTRLRRNNRFDTRYVLCERPTVITGGELSLDMLDLVYNPTARTYQAPLQLKATGGIFIVDDLGRQAEPPQKLVNRWIVPLEENKDILALQSGEKFEVPFDTLVIFSTNFHPNEIFDKAALRRIFFKIKIDGPNQEDFLKIFALVARKRKMQLDEASLVHLLKTKYPSIDNVYANYQPLFLIDQMISVCDFEGLPYKMTPELVDRAWANMFVRDETIVK; this is translated from the coding sequence ATGAATATGGAACCCAGCGCCGTCATGGCGCCGCCGCCGCCGAAACGCCTGGACGAGATGAACCTCTCGCCGATCTTCATGCGTGACATCATGCTGAAGACCATCTTCCGCAAGAACGCCAACACGGTCACCGATCTGTCCAAGGCGGTCTGTCTGCCGATGGGCATCACGCAGGAGCTGATCGACCTGGGGCGCTCGCAGGGGCTGCTCGAGGCGATGGGCACGCTCAGCGCCAATGCCGGCAACGAGATGAGCTATCAGCTTACCGATTCCGGCAAGGCGCGCGCGCTCGACGCGCTGTCGCAGTCGGAATATTTCGGCCCGATGCCGGTGCCGCTCGATCTCTATGCCGAGCAGGTCAAGCGCCAGTCGATCCGCAATATCCAGATCACCCGCGACCAGCTGCTCGGCGCCATGGGCCATCTGGTGCTGCCCGAACATCTGATCTCGCATCTCGGCCCCGCCGTCGGCGCCGGGCGCTCGATCCTGATGTACGGCCCTCCGGGCAATGGCAAATCCTCGATTTCCAATGGCATCCGCGACGCCATCGGCGACAAGATCTACGTGCCGCGCGCCATCGAATATTCCGGTCAGGTGATCTCGGTCTACGACCCGATCGTGCATTCCGCCGCCGAAACCGCCGAGGACGACCCCACACGCCTGCGCCGCAACAACCGGTTCGACACGCGCTATGTGCTCTGCGAGCGCCCCACCGTGATCACCGGCGGCGAGCTGTCGCTCGACATGCTGGATCTGGTCTATAACCCCACCGCACGGACCTATCAGGCGCCGCTTCAGCTCAAGGCCACGGGCGGCATCTTCATCGTCGACGACCTGGGGCGTCAGGCGGAACCGCCGCAAAAGCTGGTGAACCGCTGGATCGTGCCGCTGGAGGAAAACAAGGATATCCTCGCGCTGCAATCGGGCGAGAAATTCGAGGTGCCCTTCGACACGCTTGTGATCTTCTCGACCAACTTCCACCCCAACGAGATCTTCGACAAGGCGGCGCTGCGGAGGATCTTCTTCAAGATCAAGATCGACGGCCCGAACCAGGAGGATTTCCTCAAGATCTTCGCGCTGGTCGCCCGCAAACGCAAAATGCAGCTCGACGAGGCATCGCTGGTGCACCTGCTCAAGACGAAATATCCCTCGATCGACAATGTCTACGCCAACTACCAGCCGCTGTTCCTGATCGACCAGATGATCTCGGTCTGCGACTTCGAAGGCCTGCCCTACAAGATGACGCCCGAGCTGGTGGATCGCGCCTGGGCGAACATGTTCGTGCGCGACGAGACGATCGTGAAATAA